Within the Papaver somniferum cultivar HN1 unplaced genomic scaffold, ASM357369v1 unplaced-scaffold_22, whole genome shotgun sequence genome, the region AGAATGCAGATATCACCAACTAATTATAAGGTTTAACATTTTGTTTCGGAGGATATAAACAAGAGCTTAAAAGATGAGAACAATATGTTATAAGTGTGCCCAACACTCTAATACATTATACATGTCATTTTGTAAGTTACTAATTTCTCATGAACGATAACTTGCAACGAGTTTTTCTTTGACACAAACTCCACAGAAAACTTCAAAGGGGTCCCAATTTTTTTGACATTGGGAGGAATTGATAGAAAAATGTCAGAAGTTATGAACGAGGACAAAATTGACAATGAAACACGCTGTGCATGAGGATTTGCTCAATACTACTGGAAAATTGGCGTCCCAACGAACTACAAATAAACTTTTACCTCATCTAACTTCAATCAAATATAaaatttctccttttcttttcatTTGAGAATTTAGTGGTACCTTTGTTCCTGTGAGAGTTTGACCAGCCCAAGAAACTGAAGATGGATAACTAAATTGAGCACCACAGATCCATTGTTATATGGTAAAACTGCAGAAATAGTTCCATCTCTTCTAACTCCCATTTCTGTAAATTACCAGCAACCATTGTATCAAAATTCATAATGAAGGTCAAATTTCTCCATAATAGTAACATTCAACCACATTAAAACCCATTTTTCATACAAGGATTATAGATTTCAGTTTATATGTAGAGCCAACTGGTTTACAATTCTTATGCAGGTTTCCGATGTTAACAACATTGACTTTGAAAAATAAACTAGTGGCAGTATAGTGTTGGGAGCGGGAGGTATGTTGGTAGAAGGTATAAGCCACTGACAAGGACTTGGAAACTGATGATATGAAATGCAGAGTACAATCAGTTACGTTCCAATTATTAGGTCAAATTTGTAACAATGTCTGTTTTTTGATCAAGAGTTACATACACAATGTCTGTTTTATGATCTGAAAACATTGTTTTTAGGCACTTCTCAAGTGAAAGTTTACCCATCTTAATGCATCACAATGGACTTAAAAAGAATCCTGTCAGATTTTAAATTAAAATTTGTTCAAGACTTTCAAATCTTAGCACAAAGGTAACAGGTTCATTAACAATCTTACCTTCTAGACCGCCCAGCTAAGAGCATAAGCTGAAGCAGATGTAGCATTTGCTAGCCTGGAAGTCGGTCCTGTAACGCTCTAGTTGACTGCCATTAAAAGCTGTATAAAATGTATGCATTCTTTAAGCACCTCTATCAGATACAAATATAGCAGCCATCTTTCCAAAGGCATGACCAACATCAAAATATAGGTGCACACCAATGAAGCATACATGGGGTTTTGATCTCACATGACAAAGCAGCTGTAATTAGATTAATTGAAACTTTCCCCACCAGAAAAATTATGATAAGAAAATAAAGTTTTAACAAAAAGTCACAAGACAGAAGTACTTATGTTCAGTCATCTTAGAAAGTTGATCAGAAGAAGTATAAATAGTAAAGCCTTCTTTACGGTGCCTTTATCGAATGTTATATTCAGGATTTGGGAAGCGCGGAAACATGTCACTCTGTAACATTAGGTCTAGATCTAGCATTTATTTTCAAGTGCCATTGATGTTAAAACACTTGATCAAAAGAAACAATGCATATTTAAAACTAACACCAAGTTTTATGGATGAATTGTAGGGAATGATTCTACCAAAAGCCGTGGCGAAAAAGGTGTGCTCCCAGTCTTATCTCCTCTGTTGCGTGGAATGTCTGCGAGAAGAAAAACTTAGGCGCAATACTGTGCCTCGCCAAAGAAAACACTTTAAGCGAGGCATCATATCTCGCTACTCTACTTTAATATGTCTCACTCCATCTGAGCGAGATACGATGTCTCTCTCAGTTATATTATTTGTTTGACCTTCATTAATGACAGTCTGATTATATTCCTACTAAACTGTAGCAAGAGATTGAAAGAAGACGCTTGCAAAAGCTGTAGGATGAGATTGAAAGAAATGACAAGACACTTGTGTATATCACCGAACCATTTTCGTCTCACTTAAAGTAGAGTATCGTCACTTCTTTCAATCTCTTCCTATAGTTGAGTAGTAGGAAAGTAATCTCAACATGACATGGTATCTCGCTCACATGTCTCGCCTAAGTATTTCTTTCCTCAAACATTATATGCAATTGAGAAGAGAGGCTGGGAATGCGCCTTTTTCGCTGCGGTTTTTAGTCAAATCATTCCCTACAATCCATCGATAAGACTTAGCCTAAGGTTAGCTATCCTTCTAAGCTACCCTTAGGCTAAGTCTTATCGATGAATCCTAGAGAGTTCAAACCATATAACCAAGAGGAACTTCTCTAAGTGAACTATTCAAATCTTTCCCTTCTCCGCACAATAACTTCATTATATCTGCTGTGACTTGTAATGATCTAGACCATGCCCGATTCGTAAGGAAAATGCTAGAAAACTAGTGGGTGGTGCTAACTCGAAAACACAGCAGTGGGCATTGATGCCCTATCCAACCTTGGATCATGAATTTAATCCAAAGGGTTCATCAATCAATCCCAAGGATTAGGGCTTCCATGTGGGCACTCTAGCAAGCTCAAAAAATCAGAAGAAGGCCCCATTTTAATACCATTGCACAAATAATCAAAAAAAAGATAAGAAGGTAAAATACCTATTAGATCCATAGGTGTGAATTCAATGAAATTACAAGCACTCGTGGAGCCAGGACAGGCATGGAGGTGAGGCAATTGCCTCCCAATAGCCTATGTTGGGTCCACCACTGCCAGTAATTTCGTCTATTTAACATTTGTATGCTAGCCAACCAAGCCTATTTAGAATATTTACACCCAacatacttcgagaaagaaactagaAGCAGTAGTAGTACAATATTGAAAAATACTTTTGGTTGAAAGTTTAAGCCACTGACAAGGACTCAAAAACTGATGATACGACATGCAGAAGTATAATTACTTACATTGATAAAGTAGAACAAAACTAAAAGCCCATCGAACTGAATTAAAACTCGTCGTATCCACTCCACTAGATGAATCAAAAGTATAACCTAGACAGTGCTTGTTTTGTGACCTGAACGCGTGGTTCTTAAGAACTTCTCAAGTGAAATTATATCTTTTTAAACAATTCACAGAGCACAACTAAGGCTTTGGAGGTATTATCTATTCTTATACTACAGATTACTGCTTACTTATGTAAAACTAAGTTTGGAATAGAATCACAAATACAATTTCATCGCAGAAAAGCAGCTGGTGACAATAATGCAGAATTACTGATCTTTCACAGCAGACTATACACCTGCTGGAGATGGAGAGTGGTTGTAATTGATAAAATCGTATCAAAGTAATTAGAAAGTTAAACCAACTAAGAGAGAGAGATCTTGCTTCCTACCCTAGATTTGTCATCAAGGGTTCTTGTCAGTTTATCTCATATGCCACAACTAGCTTCAGGTTCAATAAAGTCTTAAACAACTCTTGAAAAACTACCCAAACAAGAACTTAAACTGAAATTGGAGAAAGTACAGTTGTCACCAAACAATAACCGTAACTCTGAACTGGGAGAaaggaaaacaaaagaagaattcAGTGACCTTGTAATGCTTCCTTTTCCACCAATGCACATCACACCAGCCATCTTCCGAATCTTCTCTCTAAATTCATCTTCATTTGTATGAGAGGAAATTAGGGATCCTACGCAGCTTATTTCAATGTAGTCAAACTTCTAAGACGAAAATGAAACCAGGCTAGGGTTAGACAGTGGAGATAGGGGGATATTTGGCTCAAAATTATAGCATATATGGATAAGAATGTACAATATATCCAACAAGTGTCTTCAAACCTCGCCAGTATAATTATGGAAACACCCGACTCAGCGTAATCCTTTAATACTTTGCACCCACTATTGGATCACCTTGACAACCAGTTAAACAGTTAATAATGTTTACGACTACaattaaatttgttttctttcttaaaTGGGTTCATCTTCTTGGGATGATGTTTTTAACAGTAACTTATAGACTTAAGTTATTGATACTACAACAAGTAGTATAACAGTAATACAGTTATTAAGTCAGCATAATTATAACAGCATCAGAGAAAATTAACTCATATTACCTTTGATTATTTCATACTCTCTGACAGCAACCATCTTCACATCTTCAGCAACTCGTATGGTTTCCTTCAACTATTCTATTTTGCAAATCCAAGATTTATCCCTACCAAATATTGTGGAGGTAGCAGCTTCAAGCCTCTCATACCATAAATGCAAGGAAGCCAGTTCCGAAATGAAAGCCTGTACTGTCAAGTGTCAACAAAGCACTTGTACGATCTGAGAACACTGCCCACAGCTAACATCGTTACTCATGTAGTGTGTCCTGTATTAAGTACCAATCAGAAACTAGATAAAGGATATATTTAACAGTATAAAGATTAAGGATTCAAGTACTGGAATAAAGGATATATTTAACAGTACAAGGATTAAGGATTCAAGCCCTTCTGAAACTTGTTAACTAAATTTCAAAGGAATAACCTCCGTGAACAAATCCAATAGGTTCTGACTTTCTGATTACAAAGCATACCAACAGATGGACATAAAAATAAGCTGGTGGTTTTTCTAcatctgtttttttattttttagactcTCGGTATAATAGTCATTTGACTCAGTTCTGGAtaattgaaaattaactaaacAGAACATCCCCAAACACTGCACGGAAAGTAAATAAGATGGATGCATATGTTCGTGACTACTGAAGCTCAGACAGCACCTCAGAATTGACACGGCAAAAAAATAGTCAAACCATCCAGTGAGGGTTCTCATATCCAGTAAATTACTAAAAACAGTTTGCAGATCAGTTaattaattagtgcaaaaagGTAACATAAAATGGATAGATATGCCACTCGAGAGCTGAAACTCATGCAAGATTTTTGTATTGACAATGCAAGGAAGTAACTAAATAACATCACATATACAGAGCACAACAACGACCCAGGTGGCCTACAGTAATGACATAAGAATGAAGTACTGTGAAAAATTACTTGTTCAAGAGGCTTATAATCTCTGGCCGAATGTAGCCTGGCCATCATCACGTTTGAAAATCTGCAGTGCAGTTTGACATTTCCGAGGTAAAACTAAAAATGCACCCAGATCCCTCCATTTCCTAAATGGGAAATAAGCTTAAGAAAGGTAGGACAGAAGATTCGATTGCATTCTCTCATCCAATTCCAATGAAACTATCTAATCTCTGGAAGAAAGAAAAACTCAATGGcaagcaatttagtgtacacAGACCTGCATAATTTCGCTCATGGATAAAAAAATGTACAGTAAAGGCGCAGAACGCAGATACCACTAAGTTATTTATAATGCTCAACAACATTGACTTTGAAAAAGAAACTAGTGGCAGTTAAATGTTGGGAGGTATGTCTGTTAAGGGTATGAGCCACTAACAGAAGTAATCATTAAATTGACACAGGGGAACCAGATCCCGTTACAAACAGCTCACCACTAGAACTGCAATTCATTATTTGTCAATGAAAAACCTCATATGTATTCAGTCCAAAAAATGAATCACGATTATAAGACCAGATATAACCTAGAAAATGTCTGTTTTGTGATCTGAAACATGGTTTTTAGGTACTTTTCAAGCGAAAGTTTATCTGTCTGAATGAATCACAGTGGATTTAAAAAAGAGACCTGTCAGATTTCAAATAAAAATTTGCTCAAGACTTTCGACTATTATCACAAACAATAACAGGTCATTAATAATCTTACCTCCACCCGACCACACCGCTAAGAGCATAAGCTGAAACAGGTGTAGCATTTACTACTGGAAGCGGCCCTGTAATGCTTTGGTGGACTGCCATTAAAGTATGTATAAATTGTACGCATTCTTTAAGCACCTCTATCAGATAAAAAAATAGCAGACATTTTTAAAAATGCATGACCAACATCAAAATGTAGTTGCACATTCAGTGAAGCATAAATGGGGTTCTGATATCGCATTGCAAAAAACAGCTATAACCAGTTAAACTGGAACTTTCCCTCcagtaaaaaaagaaagaaagaaaaggataTAAAGTTTTCACAATAAGTCACAAGACAAACATACTGGCATTCAGTCGCAAAAATTATAACTTTCTTTTAGTTTTTCAACATTGAGCAGCAGAAATGAGAGCCATATCATAAAGTTCATCCAATGAAGAAATAATAATTTGAGTCTTTGTTAACGTGCCTTCATTAAATGTCAGATTCAGGACATGGGAAGTGCAAACATCACCCTGACTCTGTTATTGAACGATAGGTCAACCATATTTCGTTTCAAGTGCCATTGATGTCAATAATACTTGATTAAAAGAAACAATGCAGATTCAAAACTAAGGTAGGTCATCCTTCTTGGAGGTATCCTAATATATATAATTCGTCAAACATATAACCAAGAGGAACTTCTCTAATACTTTTAATAGGAAAACGAACAAATCTATCTGTTCCCAGTACAATGGCACCACTGCATCTGCTGTTGAGTTGAAATGAACTAAACCATGCCCAATTCACAAGGAAAATGCTAGTATACTAGGGGATGGTGCAAACACTACCAAACAGCAGTGGGCACACACGCCCTATCCAACCTTGGATCACGAATTTCACTCCAAGAGGCTCATCAATCAATCCCAAGGATTAAGGCCTCCATGTGGCCACCGCTCTGACTTGGCTAGCACCAACATGGGCACCCTAGGGGGCTCAAAAATTCAGAACACGACCCCATTTCAATACATTGCCCAAAGAGGAAATACCTACTAAATCCATATGTGTGAATTCGATGATATTACAAGCAGTGGCGGAGCCAGGATAGGCCAAGGAGGTTGGGCAAATGACACCCAATGACCTATACTGGGTCCACCACTACCAGTAATTTCGTCTAATTAACACTTGTATGCTAGCCAACCAAGCCTATTTCAAATGCTTTGCACCCAACATACTTCAATAAAGAAAGTAGAAGCAGTAGTAATACAATATTGTAAGATATGTTGACAGAAAGTATAAGCCACTGTTGAGGAATTAAAAACTGATGATACGACACGCAGAAGTAGAACAAGTTCCTGTTACAAAAAGCCATCCAATAGAATTCCAGTTTCCTATTTGTGAATAAAAATACTCGTCATATTCAGTCCAACAAATGAATAGAAGGTATAACCTAAACAGTATTTGTTTTGGGATCTGAAAAATAGTTCTAGATACTTCTCAAGTGAAATCTTATCTGTTTACACTTTTCACAAAGCACAACTAACTAAGGATTAATTTGGAAGTATTATCTATTCCACGACTAATAGAGTACAAATTATTGCTTGCTTACATGTAACACAGTAAATAATTTATAGAGTGAGTGATGTGTATGAAGGATGAAAGTAGAATGACAACTTTATTTTCACAAGGCAGGAATGAAATATAAGATTCTACTGATGTATTTCGAATGAAAAGTAACAGGTGACAGGTTATACAGAATTACACCTGCTGTAATTTATAAAGCTTAGGAAAGATCGTATTAAAGTAGTTTAAAGTTAAGCCAACTGGGAGTGATTTCTTGCTTCCAGACCTAGATTTGGGATCAAAATTCTTGTCAGTTTATCTCATACGCCACAACTAGCTTCGGGTTCCATAGAGTCTTAACCAAATCTTGAAAACTACACTAACACTAACTTAAACTGATAAGTACAGTTGTTACTAAATCAATTTTCAGTAAGATCATATTACTATTTCCTAATGAGTATACACTAAGCAAATTGCCAAATTCACTTCAGTTAAAGCAAACATAATCTTTGTTAATTCTAATTGATAAGCACAAACAGAATTAAAAGTGAAACCAGCAGCAAAGTGGCCATACATCACCGTTGTCTGCAACTAATGCTTACCAGTCTGTTTCTCTCGCATAGCCTCCCAAGCAAAGTTACTGATGAATGCATGTTTTGACCTTCCACTGCTCAATGGAGGAAACCCCATACAAGTACAGGTATTCCTTATCTGAGGAGAAGCCATTATGACATTGAAGGACAAAGTTTCTCGATCCCACCACCACGATCCAAAACAAAACCCATTTCCAGTTTACGCTCCTACACTTGATACCGTTTGTCTACCTTTATATCAAGTTTCGAATTGATGAAAACAACACCTTTACGTTTTATCACCTTCTTCACTTTCACCATCTCCTCTACATTTTCTTCCAAGTTGTTCACCATTGAGTTTTTTGCTTTACTTAGCTTCGATAACTGTCTGTTGCAGTTCCTTCTTTTTACAGTCCAACCAGTTGACAATATCCCGATAAAGAGTCTCATCATTTGCTGCCAAAGCAGCAAGCTCAGCAAATTTAGTACACAAATCATGGTAACGCTTAGTCGCGTCATCGTTAGTCCAACAACTGAACCCCACTTTAACCCTTGTATGAGCTCtgatcacatctttctgccaccATCTCAAGATGTAGTTATCTGGGAGTTTTCTTACACCATTATGACACAAAACACTTAGAGCATGCCTGCATTGAATTCCATCAAATGTAAAGTTTTGACAAGTACAATGAACATCACATTCTTCTGCATTATAGGTCACATAAAAAGTCATCTTTTTACGGAAATCCTCAATATATAGGTCTTCTTGGATGTTGTAGATCATATGGGTAGGTGTTTTTTCAATCTTGGTGAAGTTACAATACAACATTGCTAATAACTCAACTTGAAATTCTTTAAACTTTGAGTTAGTGTACCTTTTTTGAATCTGTTTCTCCATAGGGTAAGTAGTTACTAAGGGAATAGTTTTCTGAGACGACGTATCATCCGCTAGCTTTTCCTTTTCCACCTTCTTCCTTAACACAACTTCGTACTGCTCCGCAAACTGTTTAATTGAAGACCTTGCATTCATATACCCATCAAAAAACATATTACTTCCTTCATTTCTTTGAGTAGACATTCCTGCCCAAAACGTGTCTTTCAGAAAACATGGTACCCAGCGACTCCTTTCTTCAAACAAATCCTTCAACCATTGGTTGTCTTGCAAGCCATACTCGACCAACATCCAATGCCACAACTGCTCAAACTCATCTGAAGATTGTGTATCATACACCGCAGCTTTCATATCAGAAGTAATATCCAAACACCTGTCGTGTTTACCAAATTCGTCAGGAAGTTTTTTCATGACATTCCATAAACACCATCTGTGCCTAGTTTGAGGAAATACGATTTCTATGGCATTTTGAATCGCCTTTGCTTGGTCTGTTATTATTGCTTTGGGAGATTTTCCCGACATACACATCAACCACTCAGTAAACAACCATACAAATGTTTCGGTATCTTCACTCGAAACCAACCCACAACCAAGTAAAATCGTCTGTCCGTGATGATTAACACCAACAAAGGCAACCAACGGCATATCATACTTATCTAGCAAATATGTCGTATCAAAGCTAACTACATCGCCAAACTCTTTATAAGCTGCTCTACTCATACCATCTGCCCAAAAAACATTCTTCAAGTAATTTCCCTCATCAAATTCAGCTTGCCAATAGAACCCCGCGTTTTCACCATTCATCTTCGCAAAAAATTTCAAAAGTGCTTCCACATCTCCCTTGCCAATCCGTAGACGTCTTCCTTCACAACCTACACCATCATTCTGAACTGCTGTCTTCGCCTTCTTCTTCGCAATCGACCCTCCATCATTAAGATCAATTTGCCTTTGTTTTTTCCCACTACTACAAACTGGTTCAAAACACTTATAAAGCTTGACATCCTCCGGATTACACTTATGATTATGCTCTAAACTAACAACTGACATAACCCATTTCCTATCTCCTTGCCGCCTTCGACATGTAACATAAGCCCCACATCCAGTTTCCATACTCCCTCTCGAGTTTACAACTTTCCTTCGATGTTTACCTCCTCTCGCGCATCCAAATGATACACATCTTAAACACCCATCATCATTTCTCTTTCTTGCTCTTCTGTGTACAGGAAACCCACGTCATTGGCAcctgccaagcaacgcttgcaacctggcattccaagccgtgcaaaccaagaccgaagccgccacacgcaccattggcacatgccaagcaacgcttggaACCTGGCATGCCAAGGCGTGCAAACCATGGGCAAAGCCGccgcacgcgccattggcacatgccaagcaacgcttgcaaccgggcataccaagccgtgcaaaccaaggccaaagccgccacacgcgccattggcacatgccaagcaacgcttaccacccggcatgccaagccgtgcaaaccaaggccaaagccgccacacgcggcattggcacatgccaagcaacgcttgcaacctggaatgccaagtcgtgcaaaccaaggccaaagccttcacacgcgccattggcacatgccNNNNNNNNNNNNNNNNNNNNNNNNNNNNNNNNNNNNNNNNNNNNNNNNNNNNNNNNNNNNNNNNNNNNNNNNNNNNNNNNNNNNNNNNNNNNNNNNNNNNNNNNNNNNNNNNNNNNNNNNNNNNNNNNNNNNNNNNNNNNNNNNNNNNNNNNNNNNNNNNNNNNNNNNNNNNNNNNNNNNNNNNNNNNNNNNNNNNNNNNNNNNNNNNNNNNNNNNNNNNNNNNNNNNNNNNNNNNNNNNNNNNNNNNNNNNNNNNNNNNNNNNNNNNNNNNNNNNNNNNNNNNNNNNNNNNNNNNNNNNNNNNNNNNNNNNNNNNNNNNNNNNNNNNNNNNNNNNNNNNNNNNNNNNNNNNNNNNNNNNNNNNNNNNNNNNNNNNNNNNNNNNNNNNNNNNNNNNNNNNNNNNNNNNNNNNNNNNNNNNNNNNNNNNNNNNNNNNNNNNNNNNNNNNNNNNNNNNNNNNNNNNNNNNNNNNNNNNNNNNNNNNNNNNNNNNNNNNNNNNNNNNNNNNNNNNNNNNNNNNNNNNNNNNNNNNNNNNNNNNNNNNNNNNNNNNNNNNNNNNNNNNNNNNNNNNNNNNNNNNNNNNNNNNNNNNNNNNNNNNNNNNNNNNNNNNNNNNNNNNNNNNNNNNNNNNNNNNNNNNNNNNNNNNNNNNNNNNNNNNNNNNNNNNNNNNNNNNNNNNNNNNNNNNNNNNNNNNNNNNNNNNNNNNNNNNNNNNNNNNNNNNNNNNNNNNNNNNNNNNNNNNNNNNNNNNNNNNNNNNNNNNNNNNNNNNNNNNNNNNNNNNNNNNNNNNNNNNNNNNNNNNNNNNNNNNNNNNNNNNNNNNNNNNNNNNNNNNNNNNNNNNNNNNN harbors:
- the LOC113340575 gene encoding protein FAR-RED IMPAIRED RESPONSE 1-like, giving the protein METGCGAYVTCRRRQGDRKWVMSVVSLEHNHKCNPEDVKLYKCFEPVCSSGKKQRQIDLNDGGSIAKKKAKTAVQNDGVGCEGRRLRIGKGDVEALLKFFAKMNGENAGFYWQAEFDEGNYLKNVFWADGMSRAAYKEFGDVVSFDTTYLLDKYDMPLVAFVGVNHHGQTILLGCGLVSSEDTETFVWLFTEWLMCMSGKSPKAIITDQAKAIQNAIEIVFPQTRHRWCLWNVMKKLPDEFGKHDRCLDITSDMKAAVYDTQSSDEFEQLWHWMLVEYGLQDNQWLKDLFEERSRWVPCFLKDTFWAGMSTQRNEGSNMFFDGYMNARSSIKQFAEQYEVVLRKKVEKEKLADDTSSQKTIPLVTTYPMEKQIQKRYTNSKFKEFQVELLAMLYCNFTKIEKTPTHMIYNIQEDLYIEDFRKKMTFYVTYNAEECDVHCTCQNFTFDGIQCRHALSVLCHNGVRKLPDNYILRWWQKDVIRAHTRVKVGFSCWTNDDATKRYHDLCTKFAELAALAANDETLYRDIVNWLDCKKKELQQTVIEAK